Proteins from a genomic interval of Pleuronectes platessa unplaced genomic scaffold, fPlePla1.1 scaffold_376, whole genome shotgun sequence:
- the LOC128436332 gene encoding leucine-rich repeat-containing protein 30-like has product MGGKQSRSFSTKDLNEVGMGQRGKSALRDDQPTLSSAAERIRRHATVHFGYSTLSLAMRALDKTPAELWELRELQKLNLSMNCLCSLPPTLGALDNLVILNLWGNNLSSLPPEIGLLKKLRVLFACRNRLSEVPEELGSCTCLEVLSLANNQITGLPGSLAAINSLTKLNLSHNRIAHIPTCVYTMKGLVFLQLACNRLETIADQIQDLVNLKILIVEGNSIHSLPKTLCFLESLELLNVDFNDLQNVPVEMYLLSRLGRLACHPMDKGLHIIHNPLLKPIQEVLQGGLSALYNYLKPT; this is encoded by the coding sequence ATGGGCGGGAAGCAATCGCGCAGTTTTTCCACCAAGGACTTGAACGAGGTGGGTATGGGTCAAAGGGGCAAGAGTGCTTTGAGAGACGACCAGCCCACCTTGTCCTCGGCTGCCGAGAGGATCCGCAGACACGCCACGGTGCACTTCGGCTACAGCACCCTGAGTCTGGCCATGCGGGCGCTGGACAAGACCCCGGCTGAGCTGTGGGAACTCCGAGAGCTCCAGAAACTAAACCTATCCATGAACTGCCTCTGCTCCCTGCCCCCCACCCTGGGCGCGCTGGACAATCTGGTCATCCTCAATCTCTGGGGCAACAACCTGTCGAGCCTCCCGCCTGAGATCGGACTCCTGAAGAAGCTGCGTGTGCTCTTTGCCTGTCGCAACCGCCTGAGCGAGGTCCCCGAGGAGCTGGGCTCCTGCACCTGCCTGGAGGTGCTCAGTCTGGCCAACAACCAGATCACGGGCCTCCCCGGCAGCTTGGCCGCCATTAACAGTCTGACCAAGCTCAACCTCAGCCACAACCGCATCGCTCACATCCCCACGTGTGTGTACACCATGAAGGGCCTGGTCTTCCTCCAGCTGGCCTGCAACCGACTGGAGACGATTGCGGACCAGATCCAGGACCTGGTGAACCTCAAGATCCTCATCGTGGAGGGAAACAGTATCCACTCGCTGCCGAAGACGCTGTGCTTCCTGGAGTCTTTAGAGCTCCTCAATGTTGACTTCAATGACTTGCAAAATGTCCCGGTGGAAATGTATCTGCTGAGCCGGCTCGGGAGGTTGGCCTGCCACCCGATGGACAAGGGCCTTCACATAATCCACAACCCCCTCCTCAAGCCTATTCAGGAGGTGCTGCAAGGAGGACTCAGCGCCCTCTATAACTACCTCAAGCCCACGTGA